From a single Rhodococcus qingshengii JCM 15477 genomic region:
- a CDS encoding LLM class flavin-dependent oxidoreductase — MTDVYWELPSRGDGRRAVAALNSRGGFGPQRPTTVATDVRPGNFGPFDEVAQIVLAAELSGVDGVVAPYDPNGEESWIVAAAALRQTRHSRVVVEFHPTFGTPVYAAKMSATLQRLSAGRLEWRVKVETDPEDAAARGDVVRGADRYARAAEFLTVARGVWNEEQILPGGFGGTGYDFDGEYYDVLGGGFRGILSGLRFPRVHLTGDSPEALELSAHHADVHQFTLAGDELSTRITTLDDRASELGRTVEKVLRIPIIARETADEAWARVERQLREADSAALEIDRGGILWSGFDRIGYEHSIGLVGSYEEVAQRLSSYRDIGFDGFVLSGRPHIEELHRAGEHLLHLVDPEGRIRKEEKATTEEKATA; from the coding sequence ATGACGGACGTCTACTGGGAGCTACCGTCTCGCGGTGACGGACGCCGGGCGGTGGCCGCACTGAACAGTCGCGGCGGCTTCGGGCCGCAGCGACCGACTACCGTTGCGACCGATGTTCGTCCCGGAAACTTCGGGCCCTTCGACGAAGTGGCACAGATCGTTCTCGCAGCCGAACTATCGGGCGTCGACGGCGTTGTCGCACCGTACGATCCGAATGGCGAAGAATCCTGGATCGTTGCTGCCGCCGCCCTACGTCAGACGCGTCATTCGCGAGTGGTCGTGGAGTTTCACCCCACTTTCGGCACCCCCGTCTACGCCGCCAAAATGTCGGCGACACTTCAGCGCCTGTCGGCAGGTCGTCTCGAATGGCGAGTGAAGGTAGAGACGGACCCCGAAGACGCCGCTGCTCGCGGCGACGTGGTTCGAGGAGCCGACCGCTACGCGCGCGCCGCGGAGTTCCTGACCGTCGCCCGTGGCGTATGGAACGAGGAGCAAATTCTCCCTGGCGGATTCGGCGGCACGGGTTACGACTTCGACGGCGAATACTACGACGTACTCGGCGGCGGATTCCGAGGCATCTTGTCGGGACTCCGTTTTCCCCGAGTACATCTGACCGGGGACTCACCGGAAGCTCTGGAACTCTCGGCCCACCATGCCGATGTCCATCAGTTCACCCTTGCCGGCGACGAGTTGTCGACACGGATCACCACCCTCGACGACCGAGCATCCGAACTCGGCAGGACCGTCGAGAAGGTCCTGCGCATCCCGATCATCGCGAGGGAAACAGCGGACGAAGCCTGGGCTCGTGTCGAACGGCAACTGAGAGAAGCCGATTCCGCTGCACTCGAGATCGATCGGGGCGGCATCCTGTGGTCCGGATTCGACCGCATCGGCTACGAGCACAGTATCGGCCTCGTCGGAAGCTACGAGGAGGTGGCCCAACGATTGTCGTCGTATCGCGATATCGGCTTCGACGGTTTCGTCTTGTCCGGTCGACCCCACATCGAAGAGCTGCACCGGGCGGGCGAGCATCTCCTGCACCTGGTCGATCCCGAGGGTCGGATCCGCAAGGAAGAGAAGGCCACCACAGAAGAGAAGGCCACCGCATGA
- a CDS encoding LLM class flavin-dependent oxidoreductase: MSIDFYWRIGMEGDHASLRTPRRYNRGDAGGYGPGNIAPAIRGGELDGYSYIDHMAAVAKASESAGFLGGLLPSFPMTEDPWATAAALAAETTTYRFMVAFQPGFLHPVQAARMSASLQRATGGRLVYNIISGGGGAPQLWWGDKVDHDDRYTRTSEFLDVLKGVWDGEPFDFDGRFFQTHGAALPTGLAGQPFPEVYFSGSSAAAVAAAGLHSDYYLSWLEPYADLRAKIDGVRENSAKLGRTPKFAVRIDVVARHTEEAAWAEIEKGWAFVDKGAADRAAQGDSVGAARIKGWVPEHITGYRDLEVQPNVWCGFSLIRGGPAFGLVGSYEQVAERLDELRELGVDAFILAGNPHLEEAYRVGEEVLPLLQRTPITPSGLETR; the protein is encoded by the coding sequence ATGAGCATCGATTTCTATTGGCGGATCGGGATGGAAGGCGACCACGCGTCGCTGCGTACTCCGCGTCGCTACAACCGCGGCGATGCCGGTGGATACGGGCCGGGCAACATTGCTCCCGCGATCCGCGGCGGCGAATTGGACGGATACAGCTACATCGACCACATGGCAGCGGTGGCAAAGGCTTCCGAGTCCGCAGGGTTCCTCGGTGGACTTCTGCCGTCTTTCCCGATGACCGAGGATCCGTGGGCGACCGCAGCAGCGTTGGCCGCCGAGACCACCACCTACCGTTTCATGGTCGCGTTCCAACCGGGGTTCCTTCACCCGGTACAGGCAGCGCGAATGTCGGCCAGTCTGCAGCGCGCAACCGGTGGACGTCTGGTCTACAACATCATCAGCGGCGGAGGTGGAGCGCCTCAGCTGTGGTGGGGCGACAAGGTCGACCACGACGATCGCTACACCAGGACATCCGAATTCCTCGATGTCCTCAAGGGTGTGTGGGACGGTGAACCTTTCGACTTCGACGGTCGCTTCTTCCAGACCCACGGCGCCGCACTGCCAACCGGACTGGCCGGCCAACCGTTTCCCGAGGTGTACTTCTCCGGATCTTCGGCCGCAGCCGTCGCCGCCGCCGGACTGCACTCCGATTACTACCTTTCCTGGCTGGAACCGTACGCCGATCTGAGAGCCAAGATCGACGGGGTGCGGGAGAACTCGGCCAAGCTGGGACGCACGCCGAAATTCGCCGTACGCATCGACGTCGTAGCCCGGCACACCGAAGAAGCCGCGTGGGCCGAGATCGAGAAAGGCTGGGCCTTCGTCGACAAGGGGGCCGCCGACCGTGCAGCCCAGGGTGACTCGGTGGGCGCCGCCCGCATCAAAGGCTGGGTACCCGAACACATCACCGGCTACCGAGATCTGGAAGTGCAACCCAACGTGTGGTGCGGCTTCAGCCTCATCCGCGGCGGACCGGCGTTCGGGCTGGTCGGCAGTTACGAGCAGGTCGCCGAAAGACTCGACGAGCTGCGCGAACTGGGCGTCGACGCCTTCATCCTCGCCGGTAACCCGCATCTCGAAGAGGCATACCGCGTCGGCGAAGAAGTTCTTCCCCTCCTGCAGCGCACCCCGATCACACCTTCTGGACTGGAGACTCGATGA
- a CDS encoding class II aldolase/adducin family protein has protein sequence MTTTETRLDTDTDTDTAAFVEEARKAADKAFDVFRKTGTVAANGTVNFVERVPGTEIAVALNDPGPWANDPSVSPVVATFDGEVLSGNGSAGFVTGYASVFRQHPEITSVVHIHTPWLGGWAQTHRTLPIRYAASQRLTLSREIPPHIDRARSAGDFILERLEHDPDLVAIFEANGGVNVIGRSGLLDLAKFVVLLEEGAQFQAIAESLGGSVEFDPSNLAVQWGRSGLADEARRRGLI, from the coding sequence ATGACCACCACCGAAACTCGACTCGACACCGATACCGATACCGATACCGCAGCATTCGTCGAAGAAGCTCGCAAAGCAGCAGACAAAGCATTCGACGTCTTCCGCAAGACCGGAACCGTTGCAGCCAACGGGACCGTCAACTTCGTCGAACGAGTACCCGGCACCGAAATCGCGGTCGCCCTGAACGATCCGGGACCGTGGGCGAACGATCCGTCGGTGTCACCGGTTGTCGCCACCTTCGATGGAGAGGTGCTGTCCGGCAACGGATCGGCCGGATTTGTCACCGGCTACGCATCGGTCTTCCGTCAGCATCCGGAAATCACCAGCGTTGTCCACATCCACACACCGTGGCTCGGCGGTTGGGCACAGACACATCGGACGCTACCCATCCGCTATGCGGCTTCGCAGAGGCTGACGCTCTCCCGAGAGATTCCGCCGCACATCGATCGGGCCCGTTCTGCAGGCGATTTCATTCTCGAGCGTCTCGAACACGATCCCGATCTGGTGGCGATCTTCGAAGCCAACGGCGGGGTCAACGTCATCGGCCGCAGCGGGTTGCTCGACCTCGCGAAGTTCGTCGTCCTCCTCGAGGAGGGCGCACAGTTCCAGGCGATCGCCGAATCCCTCGGCGGTTCGGTCGAATTCGATCCGTCCAACCTCGCCGTGCAGTGGGGCCGCAGCGGACTCGCCGACGAGGCGCGTCGACGCGGCCTCATCTAG
- a CDS encoding ABC transporter substrate-binding protein, giving the protein MTVRVGYFPHNNSLFVLRHTGILERRLPDVEWVDLRELPAKPAVNPENALPTLHSDWLFEEGGYDVIGTGFTPPVTGLAQGRDLVYIGISGPRVENGRLVVKAESEINTVEDLRGKRVGIAHGSWQTTLLLFALDQAGLTWSDIVPVDTDVRGGGADLVDGTIDAWVGAYPGLTDIEANHELRTLIATDGLFSHPSLWFTRRDFADTNPEALQAIIEALQESDAWIEANPREAAQVFVDDVEKRGGSASLDAWEAALRGRPFGVNPVTDEFLDEQQRAADLLLSNGLLPKAVTVREAVVPWISEFVGSDRSSI; this is encoded by the coding sequence ATGACCGTTCGCGTCGGATACTTCCCACACAACAATTCGCTGTTCGTACTGCGCCACACCGGAATCCTCGAACGCCGTCTCCCCGATGTCGAGTGGGTGGACCTGCGTGAGCTTCCCGCCAAGCCTGCAGTGAACCCGGAAAACGCCTTGCCGACCCTGCACTCGGACTGGCTGTTCGAGGAGGGCGGATACGACGTGATCGGAACCGGATTCACGCCGCCCGTCACCGGATTGGCCCAGGGCCGCGATCTCGTCTACATCGGAATCTCCGGCCCCCGCGTGGAGAACGGGCGCCTGGTAGTCAAGGCAGAGTCCGAGATCAACACGGTTGAGGACCTGCGTGGCAAGCGCGTCGGCATCGCGCACGGATCGTGGCAGACCACACTTCTGTTGTTCGCCTTGGATCAGGCGGGGCTGACCTGGTCCGACATCGTCCCTGTCGACACCGACGTACGCGGTGGTGGAGCGGACCTCGTCGACGGCACCATCGATGCCTGGGTTGGCGCGTACCCGGGGCTGACGGACATCGAAGCGAACCACGAACTGCGCACGCTGATCGCCACCGACGGACTCTTCAGCCACCCCTCACTGTGGTTCACCCGGCGCGATTTCGCGGATACCAACCCGGAGGCCCTCCAGGCGATCATCGAGGCCCTGCAGGAATCCGACGCCTGGATCGAAGCCAACCCCCGCGAAGCCGCCCAGGTCTTCGTCGACGACGTCGAGAAGCGTGGCGGGTCCGCGAGCCTCGATGCCTGGGAAGCTGCACTGCGCGGACGTCCTTTCGGTGTCAACCCTGTCACCGACGAGTTCCTGGACGAGCAGCAGCGCGCGGCCGATCTCCTGCTGAGCAACGGACTACTGCCGAAAGCGGTCACCGTCCGCGAAGCAGTCGTGCCGTGGATCAGCGAGTTCGTCGGTTCGGATCGTTCGTCGATCTGA
- a CDS encoding reverse transcriptase family protein → MRDFELDPELARRLAVAAADAPWTLSGLEEAFGTVFGVSPTLLAVRVLDLMPAPPFEPQTLYRLLRELPRLRPVPLSLDTNETSVWRFDVPRYNTSVDLARSLDLTISELEWFADRGEWLRTKPRPLRHYRPMQISKKAGARLLEVPKPRLREIQRKILRRILDLVPPHDAAHGFVRGRSPLTFAAPHAQSEIVIGADLAQFFPSISGSRVHAVFAALGYPPAVAGVLTGLCTVATPADTLRGLPYAQASQLRTAHLPQGAPTSPALANLVARKLDIRLSGLAQANWLTYTRYADDLAFSGIEVADVGTLLWTVEQIARDEGFAIHPRKTKVMRPHRRQHLTGLVINDQPSYPRDDYDRLRALLHNAANTSAQEQNRDGIENFRAHIYGRIAHIGETSTTRRRTLLRLAERVDWDG, encoded by the coding sequence ATGCGTGACTTCGAGCTCGATCCCGAGTTGGCGCGTCGTCTGGCCGTTGCGGCCGCTGACGCTCCGTGGACCCTCAGCGGCCTCGAGGAGGCATTCGGAACCGTCTTCGGCGTTTCCCCGACGCTCCTGGCCGTGCGCGTTCTCGACCTCATGCCCGCTCCACCGTTCGAACCGCAGACTCTGTATCGATTGCTTCGCGAACTACCTCGCCTGCGGCCTGTTCCTCTCTCACTGGACACCAATGAAACCTCGGTGTGGCGGTTCGACGTTCCCCGCTACAACACCAGTGTGGACCTGGCTCGTTCACTGGATCTGACGATCTCCGAACTCGAGTGGTTCGCCGACCGAGGGGAATGGCTCCGCACGAAACCCCGACCGCTACGCCACTACCGGCCGATGCAGATCAGCAAGAAGGCCGGCGCTCGCCTCCTCGAGGTACCGAAACCCCGATTGCGCGAAATTCAGCGGAAGATCCTGCGCCGCATCCTAGACCTGGTGCCCCCGCACGACGCGGCACACGGATTTGTCCGTGGTCGAAGCCCTCTGACTTTTGCAGCGCCGCACGCACAGTCGGAAATCGTGATCGGCGCGGACCTCGCGCAGTTCTTCCCTTCGATCAGCGGCAGCCGCGTTCATGCCGTCTTCGCCGCCCTCGGCTATCCACCCGCAGTGGCAGGCGTTCTCACCGGATTGTGCACTGTTGCAACACCTGCCGATACCCTGCGCGGCCTACCGTATGCACAGGCATCACAGCTACGCACCGCGCATCTTCCGCAAGGCGCACCCACTTCTCCTGCACTGGCGAATCTCGTCGCACGCAAACTCGACATCCGCTTGAGTGGACTCGCACAAGCGAACTGGCTCACCTACACCCGATACGCCGACGACCTCGCGTTCTCCGGAATCGAAGTAGCCGACGTCGGCACCCTCCTCTGGACGGTCGAGCAGATCGCCAGAGACGAAGGGTTTGCCATCCATCCACGAAAGACCAAGGTGATGCGCCCTCATCGACGCCAACACCTCACCGGGCTGGTGATCAACGACCAACCCTCGTATCCGCGCGACGACTACGATCGCTTGCGCGCCCTGCTGCACAATGCCGCCAATACCTCGGCGCAGGAACAGAATCGGGACGGTATCGAGAACTTCCGCGCCCACATCTACGGCCGGATCGCGCACATCGGCGAAACCAGCACGACACGCCGACGCACATTGTTGCGCCTGGCTGAACGTGTGGATTGGGACGGTTAG
- a CDS encoding RidA family protein has translation MDSSQTVEFIPPAFDTPFSTGVRVGDVLYLSGQIGMLPDGTLADGFEAQARQTMENIVASLIAYGSGVEAIFKCTVMLDDMSRWQEFNKVYLEYFPASRLPARSAFGTDGLALGAHMEVECMAYTPRV, from the coding sequence ATGGATTCATCTCAGACCGTCGAGTTCATCCCACCCGCTTTCGATACGCCGTTCTCCACCGGAGTGCGCGTCGGAGACGTTCTGTATCTGTCGGGTCAGATCGGCATGCTCCCGGACGGGACTTTGGCCGACGGCTTCGAAGCGCAGGCTCGTCAGACCATGGAGAACATCGTGGCTTCGTTGATCGCTTACGGTTCCGGCGTCGAAGCAATCTTCAAATGTACTGTCATGCTTGACGACATGTCTCGTTGGCAGGAGTTCAACAAGGTCTACCTCGAGTACTTCCCGGCGTCGAGACTGCCGGCCCGCAGTGCGTTCGGAACAGACGGACTGGCACTGGGTGCGCACATGGAGGTCGAATGCATGGCCTACACCCCGCGGGTCTGA
- a CDS encoding alpha/beta fold hydrolase, with translation MISRTEGFITVADGERVWYETAGEGPDLILTHGLGGNAAVWYQQVPYFAQHYRVISWDQRGFGRSTNENGNHGPVAAVSDLIEIMDLLAVDRAHVVGQSMGGWAALGTAIAVPDRVESVVLACTTGGIPVGFGPDSAPPLTAAPVTARPLGEHPAVGGRLPSLDMARAYLYQALGTFGHRPPDTEFFRILKAHNYSPSDLAAVTAPVLLIAGELDDLMTPERIRSAAEFLPHAEVVELADRGHSPYFEDPHAWNELVAHFLADVRARPVR, from the coding sequence ATGATTTCACGGACCGAGGGCTTCATCACCGTCGCAGACGGCGAACGGGTCTGGTACGAGACTGCCGGCGAGGGCCCGGATCTGATTCTCACGCACGGTCTCGGCGGAAATGCGGCCGTCTGGTACCAGCAGGTGCCCTACTTCGCTCAGCACTATCGGGTGATCAGCTGGGATCAGCGAGGATTCGGCCGCTCTACCAACGAGAACGGCAACCACGGCCCGGTAGCGGCAGTCTCTGATCTGATCGAAATCATGGACCTGTTGGCGGTTGATCGAGCGCACGTGGTCGGCCAGTCGATGGGCGGTTGGGCCGCATTGGGGACCGCGATCGCTGTTCCGGACCGGGTGGAGTCGGTAGTCCTGGCCTGCACGACCGGCGGCATTCCCGTCGGATTCGGTCCGGACAGCGCACCTCCCCTCACCGCAGCACCCGTCACCGCGCGGCCCCTGGGGGAGCATCCCGCTGTGGGCGGACGGTTGCCGAGCTTGGACATGGCGAGGGCATACCTGTACCAAGCTCTCGGCACCTTCGGTCATCGCCCACCTGACACCGAGTTCTTCCGAATTCTCAAGGCCCACAACTACTCGCCGAGCGATCTTGCCGCGGTGACGGCGCCGGTTCTGCTGATCGCGGGCGAGCTGGACGATTTGATGACACCCGAGCGGATTCGCAGCGCCGCCGAGTTCCTGCCCCACGCCGAAGTGGTCGAACTTGCCGACCGCGGCCACTCCCCCTATTTCGAGGACCCACACGCGTGGAACGAGTTGGTGGCGCACTTCCTGGCCGATGTTCGTGCGCGCCCAGTGCGCTGA
- a CDS encoding IclR family transcriptional regulator has translation MTKGSASAVDKALDLLEAIARSTTPMKLSELAEEVGMLRPTAHRVLGELANRGWVFRYDGRYLPGPAALQVSHEAAAHSLAALCDPTMRVLSESTDMMVNLQVLESGGTRIIAALRPERLKMITRMLGDLLPPHRFAGPLALVAALEDNTRAPYLAMVEKSGYPLEGPTGFLADIAETQKTGFAVVHKRSQDIIGSVSRAVSSRKGSPLCALTVIGFDTDFDAKTTRMVEEHLLRATDEVQQLLTDHTSGKRPSDTGE, from the coding sequence ATGACGAAGGGTTCTGCGTCCGCCGTCGACAAAGCGTTGGATCTACTCGAGGCCATCGCGCGCTCGACCACGCCGATGAAGCTCAGCGAACTGGCAGAAGAAGTCGGGATGCTCCGCCCGACTGCGCACCGAGTGCTCGGAGAACTCGCGAACCGTGGTTGGGTCTTCCGCTACGACGGTCGCTATCTCCCCGGCCCGGCTGCACTGCAGGTTTCCCACGAAGCGGCAGCGCATTCGTTGGCGGCCTTGTGCGATCCGACCATGCGGGTGCTGTCCGAGAGCACGGACATGATGGTGAATCTGCAGGTTCTCGAGAGCGGCGGGACGCGGATCATCGCGGCGCTGCGTCCCGAGCGACTCAAGATGATCACTCGTATGCTCGGGGATCTGCTTCCGCCGCACCGGTTCGCGGGTCCGCTCGCGTTGGTGGCGGCACTCGAGGACAACACCCGGGCGCCCTACCTGGCGATGGTGGAGAAGAGTGGCTATCCACTGGAAGGACCCACCGGCTTTCTCGCCGACATCGCCGAGACGCAGAAAACCGGATTCGCCGTTGTCCACAAACGATCTCAGGACATCATCGGTTCGGTCTCGCGTGCAGTGTCTTCCCGCAAGGGGTCTCCGCTCTGTGCGTTGACGGTGATCGGTTTCGATACCGACTTCGATGCGAAAACGACGCGAATGGTCGAAGAACACCTGCTGCGGGCCACCGATGAAGTGCAGCAACTCCTCACTGACCACACTTCGGGCAAGCGCCCGTCCGACACAGGAGAATAA
- a CDS encoding ABC transporter substrate-binding protein, whose amino-acid sequence MTVGLTLRSTPRFRVVALAAVATAALALTGCSSDATASDGGGTQTTTIRIAPQPIADFAPIWLGMEQGYFTDEGLDIQLVEGGASSSAQIPLLLSGNADMAATTAAAAIQARSQNMPVTIVGGLTNFAANDSVDQSGLVVAKDSSISGFRDLEGKTVAISGLKSVSEAVISAAVEKSGGAANKVSFIQAPMPNLGDLVSTGGADAAFLIDPFLSKATDSGLKILGHPFPLAAPGVPGTSLVASESFVNANPDSLAKFRTALAKSVDYANQNPGAVKAALSTQAKIPLEMLANSKNPQFVAVVEPGALGTEIELLVKYGELTDSVEAESLLTPAN is encoded by the coding sequence ATGACGGTTGGACTTACCCTTCGGTCGACACCACGGTTCAGAGTTGTTGCCCTAGCCGCGGTCGCGACCGCGGCATTGGCACTGACAGGCTGTTCGAGCGACGCCACGGCCTCCGACGGCGGGGGCACCCAGACCACCACGATTCGAATCGCACCTCAGCCGATCGCGGACTTCGCACCGATTTGGCTCGGCATGGAGCAGGGGTACTTCACCGATGAGGGACTCGACATCCAACTCGTGGAGGGCGGCGCTAGTTCCTCGGCTCAAATTCCGTTGCTGCTCAGCGGAAATGCAGATATGGCAGCCACGACTGCCGCTGCCGCAATTCAGGCACGGAGCCAGAACATGCCCGTCACCATTGTCGGCGGGCTCACGAATTTTGCCGCAAATGACAGCGTCGACCAGTCCGGTCTCGTGGTCGCCAAGGACAGTTCCATCAGCGGCTTCCGTGACCTCGAAGGCAAGACCGTCGCGATCAGCGGTTTGAAGTCCGTCAGCGAAGCAGTCATCTCTGCCGCGGTGGAGAAATCCGGCGGAGCAGCGAACAAGGTCTCGTTCATTCAGGCGCCCATGCCCAACCTCGGCGACCTGGTTTCCACCGGCGGGGCCGACGCGGCATTCCTCATCGATCCGTTCCTGAGTAAAGCAACCGACTCGGGGCTGAAGATCCTCGGCCACCCCTTCCCCTTGGCCGCGCCCGGTGTACCGGGGACCTCGCTGGTCGCTTCGGAATCGTTTGTCAATGCGAACCCTGACTCACTCGCGAAATTCCGTACCGCGCTTGCCAAATCAGTTGACTACGCCAATCAGAATCCGGGCGCGGTCAAGGCTGCACTCTCGACACAAGCCAAGATTCCGCTCGAAATGCTGGCCAACAGCAAGAATCCTCAGTTCGTCGCAGTAGTGGAACCGGGTGCTCTCGGCACGGAGATCGAACTGCTGGTCAAGTACGGGGAACTGACGGATTCGGTCGAGGCCGAATCCCTGCTGACCCCGGCCAACTGA
- a CDS encoding ABC transporter permease codes for MTTLQTRRRQVLLGRLLTLFALAAAWQIFGMLGDEDVKGIPKFSDVAVAFVNELGTSSLWTSLGQTVTTTAIGLALCLVIGIPAGLLLAAHPFLTVSSRFVIDFCRTVPPLAIIPLFLLIMGPTQRMAVALIVAVSVWPILLQTIHGVRNVDPELLATARSFRLPLWRRLALVVAPASMPYIFTGIRISATLRLLLTIGAELIAGVPGLGKEILLSQSVPDRMFALIIVAGLLGMLLAFAVMAIENRLLAWHYIPRRMTT; via the coding sequence TTGACAACCCTGCAGACTCGCCGCAGGCAGGTTCTGCTCGGTCGGCTGCTGACGCTCTTCGCGTTGGCAGCCGCCTGGCAGATCTTCGGAATGCTCGGCGACGAGGACGTCAAAGGTATTCCGAAGTTCAGCGACGTGGCAGTGGCCTTTGTGAACGAGCTCGGCACGTCCTCGTTGTGGACATCACTGGGACAAACGGTGACCACCACGGCGATCGGATTGGCGCTGTGCCTGGTGATCGGAATCCCGGCAGGGCTGCTGCTCGCCGCGCACCCGTTCCTGACGGTCTCCTCCCGCTTCGTCATCGACTTCTGCCGAACCGTTCCGCCGCTCGCAATCATTCCGCTCTTTCTGCTGATCATGGGCCCGACGCAACGGATGGCGGTGGCACTGATCGTGGCAGTAAGTGTGTGGCCGATTCTGCTCCAGACGATTCACGGTGTGCGCAACGTCGACCCGGAACTGCTGGCCACCGCACGATCCTTCCGACTTCCACTGTGGCGCAGGCTCGCTCTCGTCGTCGCACCGGCGTCGATGCCCTACATCTTCACCGGGATTCGCATCTCGGCAACACTGAGATTGCTGCTGACCATCGGTGCAGAATTGATCGCCGGCGTGCCGGGACTCGGTAAGGAGATCCTGCTGAGCCAATCCGTTCCCGATCGAATGTTCGCACTGATCATCGTCGCCGGACTACTCGGAATGCTGCTCGCCTTCGCCGTGATGGCGATCGAGAATCGTTTACTTGCTTGGCATTACATCCCGAGGAGGATGACGACGTGA
- a CDS encoding ABC transporter permease, producing MMSGLRLLVWELWLPILIVVVWYFGSESSKSPYFPPLSRIWKAFVDNWFGPGFVHDVVPSLTNLAFGLAVALVVGVGAGLLLALFPLAADIADPFLQFFRAIPALAVLPALFIVFGTGSTGNVAAIAFGAVWPILLNTLDGIRSIDPSIRLVARSYRIRTPLLVTQVLLPGAMPQITVGIRTSLAIGVVIMVGSEMYVSTAGIGHFVIVAQQTFAIADMWSGILLLGIIGYVLNLGYGVIERWLLRWQPRTHDALAVKGN from the coding sequence ATGATGTCAGGACTTCGACTCCTCGTGTGGGAGTTGTGGCTGCCGATCTTGATCGTCGTCGTATGGTACTTCGGTTCGGAGTCGAGCAAGTCGCCTTACTTCCCGCCGCTGTCGCGTATCTGGAAAGCGTTTGTGGACAACTGGTTCGGTCCGGGATTCGTCCACGACGTCGTACCGAGCTTGACCAACCTTGCCTTCGGTCTCGCCGTGGCACTGGTGGTCGGCGTCGGTGCCGGTCTCCTGCTGGCACTGTTCCCGCTGGCTGCCGACATTGCCGATCCGTTTCTCCAGTTCTTCCGCGCTATTCCGGCGCTGGCCGTATTACCCGCACTTTTCATCGTTTTCGGAACCGGTTCGACGGGTAACGTTGCCGCCATCGCCTTCGGCGCGGTCTGGCCGATACTCCTCAACACCCTCGACGGCATTCGCTCCATCGACCCGAGTATCCGATTGGTGGCGCGCAGCTACCGGATCCGTACACCCCTCCTGGTGACGCAGGTACTCCTCCCCGGAGCGATGCCGCAGATAACAGTCGGTATCCGCACCAGTCTCGCGATCGGTGTCGTCATCATGGTCGGAAGCGAAATGTACGTCTCCACTGCAGGAATCGGTCACTTCGTGATCGTCGCGCAACAGACCTTCGCGATCGCCGACATGTGGTCCGGAATTCTCCTGCTGGGAATCATCGGATACGTGCTCAACCTCGGATACGGCGTGATCGAACGATGGTTGCTCAGATGGCAGCCGCGGACCCACGACGCTCTCGCAGTGAAAGGAAACTGA
- a CDS encoding ABC transporter ATP-binding protein has translation MSSTESAASIPAVELSGLGVTYGGPTGREVLRGIDLSVAPGEIVCIVGHSGIGKSTLIRCIAGLQKPTTGEVRIAGIAIDAPPATLALVSQDYGRTLMPWLRVGENVRLPLRGNGLARKVQNERVSDALAVVGLGGAARSYPWQLSGGMQQRVAIARALAYRPQVLLMDEPFASVDAQTRAELEDLLLTLQRDLGITVLLVTHDVDESVYLSDRVVVLGGTPALTQDIVDVPLTGARDQLTTKADPLFIECRTRVLSAIQQSKVVAPVS, from the coding sequence ATGTCATCCACAGAATCTGCGGCATCGATACCCGCAGTCGAACTGAGCGGCCTCGGGGTGACCTACGGCGGTCCCACCGGCCGCGAAGTGCTCCGCGGCATCGATCTGTCCGTTGCACCCGGAGAAATCGTCTGCATCGTCGGCCATTCCGGCATCGGCAAGAGCACGCTGATTCGTTGCATCGCCGGTCTGCAGAAGCCGACCACTGGTGAGGTCCGCATCGCCGGGATCGCGATCGATGCACCGCCGGCCACGCTGGCTCTCGTGTCACAGGACTACGGACGCACACTGATGCCGTGGCTTCGAGTGGGCGAGAACGTTCGCCTGCCGCTACGGGGCAACGGTCTGGCGCGGAAGGTTCAGAACGAGAGGGTTAGCGATGCACTTGCCGTTGTCGGTCTAGGCGGTGCTGCGCGTTCCTACCCCTGGCAGTTGTCCGGCGGAATGCAGCAGAGAGTGGCGATAGCTCGCGCTCTCGCCTATCGGCCGCAGGTACTCCTCATGGACGAACCCTTCGCGTCGGTCGATGCGCAGACCCGCGCGGAACTCGAAGACCTCCTGCTGACGCTTCAGCGTGATCTTGGCATCACCGTCCTCCTCGTCACCCACGACGTCGACGAATCGGTGTACCTGTCCGATCGAGTGGTCGTACTCGGCGGAACTCCGGCATTGACGCAGGACATCGTCGACGTCCCGTTGACCGGAGCTCGAGATCAACTGACCACCAAGGCAGACCCACTGTTCATCGAGTGCCGTACCAGGGTCCTGTCCGCGATCCAGCAGTCGAAGGTGGTGGCGCCCGTGTCGTAA